From Pseudorca crassidens isolate mPseCra1 chromosome 15, mPseCra1.hap1, whole genome shotgun sequence, one genomic window encodes:
- the PGP gene encoding glycerol-3-phosphate phosphatase gives MAEVEAGGDEGRCVRLNAKRAQELLADVDTVLFDCDGVLWRGETAVSGAPETLTALRARGKRLGFITNNSSKTREAYAEKLRRLGFGGPTGPGAGSEVFGTAYCTALYLRQRLTGLPTPKAYVLGSVALATELEAVGVSCVGVGPEPLQGDGPSAWLDEPLEPDVRAVVVGFDPHFSYMKLTKAVRYLQQPGCLLVGTNMDNRLPLENGRFIAGTGCLVRAVEMAAQRQADVIGKPSRFIFDCVSQEYGINPERTIMVGDRLDTDILLGVTCGLKTILTLTGVSTLRDVKSNQESDCLSKKKMVPDFYVDSIADLLPALQG, from the exons atGGCGGAGGTGGAGGCCGGCGGCGACGAGGGCCGCTGCGTGCGGCTGAATGCCAAGCGGGCCCAGGAGCTGCTGGCCGACGTGGACACGGTGCTGTTCGACTGCGACGGCGTGCTGTGGCGCGGTGAGACGGCGGTCTCCGGCGCGCCCGAGACCCTGACGGCGCTGCGGGCCCGCGGCAAGCGCCTCGGCTTCATCACCAACAACAGCAGCAAGACCCGCGAGGCCTACGCCGAGAAGCTGCGGCGCCTGGGCTTCGGCGGCCCGACGGGGCCCGGCGCCGGCAGCGAGGTCTTCGGCACGGCCTACTGTACCGCGCTCTACCTGCGCCAGCGCCTGACCGGTCTACCGACCCCCAAGGCCTACGTGCTGGGCAGCGTGGCCCTGGCCACCGAGCTGGAGGCCGTGGGCGTCTCCTGCGTGGGCGTGGGGCCCGAGCCGCTGCAGGGCGACGGCCCCAGCGCCTGGCTGGATGAGCCCCTGGAGCCTGATGTGCGCGCCGTCGTGGTGGGCTTCGACCCACACTTCAGCTACATGAAGCTCACGAAGGCTGTGCGCTACCTGCAGCAGCCCGGCTGCCTGCTCGTGGGCACCAACATGGACAACCGGCTCCCACTCGAGAACGGCCGCTTCATCGCGG GTACCGGCTGTCTGGTCCGAGCCGTGGAGATGGCCGCGCAGCGCCAAGCCGACGTTATAGGGAAGCCCAGCCGCTTCATCTTCGACTGCGTGTCCCAGGAATATGGCATCAACCCGGAGCGCACCATCATGGTGGGTGATCGCCTGGACACAGACATCCTCCTGGGCGTCACTTGTGGTCTGAAGACCATCCTGACCCTCACTGGGGTCTCCACTCTGCGGGATGTGAAGAGTAATCAGGAAAGTGACTGCCTGTCTAAGAAGAAAATGGTCCCTGACTTCTATGTTGACAGCATAGCCGACCTTTTGCCTGCCCTTCAAGGTTAA
- the BRICD5 gene encoding BRICHOS domain-containing protein 5 isoform X3: protein MEQGSCRAERPGSGPVGAPLTAMCLHVKTKPCHGGWRAPGLLLLLLALATAGAVAGGLLGFAHSPLKPLLQTLRLTLPSPRVPWSNQTEQVDVAQNVATIRVTPAQSNRSWAVLFDGQSGCVCYRPSEHRACFLRLMEPRDRETLQLLVNTSWPQGTRSPSQDTHYAQELLAVLGSREVDPAQVGASVRNLCAKTPIYWARRAERPQRQRLIYLCIDICFPSNICMSVCFYYLPD from the exons ATGGAGCAGGGGAGCTGCCGGGCCGAGAGACCCGGGTCTGGACCTGTCGGG GCCCCACTGACTGCAATGTGCCTCCACGTGAAGACCAAGCCCTGCCACGGGGGCTGGAGAGCTCCTGGCCTCCTACTGCTGCTGCTGGCACTGGCCACCGCTGGGGCTGTGGCTGGAGGGCTTCTTGGCTTCGCTCACAGCCCTCTCAAG CCACTGCTGCAGACGCTCCGTCTGACCCTCCCGAGCCCCAGGGTACCCTGGTCCAACCAAACCGAACAGGTGGACGTGGCCCAGAACGTGGCAACCATCAGGGTGACTCCAGCTCAGAGCAACCGCAGCTGGGCAGTGCTGTTCGACGGGCAGAGC GGTTGTGTCTGTTACCGCCCCTCAGAGCACCGGGCCTGCTTCCTCCGCCTGATGGAACCCCGAGACCGCGAGACCCTGCAGCTGCTGGTGAACACCTCTTGG CCCCAAGGGACTCGCAGCCCCAGCCAGGACACCCACTATGCCCAGGAGCTGCTGGCAGTGCTTGGGAGCCGTGAGGTGGACCCTGCCCAGGTGGGGGCTTCTGTGCGGAACCTTTGTGCAAAGACCCCCATTTACTGGGCCCGACGAGCAGAGA ggcccCAGAGGCAGCGGCTGATCTACCTATGCATCGACATCTGCTTCCCAAGCAACATCTGCATGTCCGTCTGCTTTTATTACCTCCCGGACTAA
- the BRICD5 gene encoding BRICHOS domain-containing protein 5 isoform X2, which yields MEQGSCRAERPGSGPVGAPLTAMCLHVKTKPCHGGWRAPGLLLLLLALATAGAVAGGLLGFAHSPLKPLLQTLRLTLPSPRVPWSNQTEQVDVAQNVATIRVTPAQSNRSWAVLFDGQSGCVCYRPSEHRACFLRLMEPRDRETLQLLVNTSWPQGTRSPSQDTHYAQELLAVLGSREVDPAQVGASVRNLCAKTPIYWARRAESELGQAVRRGLGSRRTVGGGVGKESFRDHGGPSPQGPRGSG from the exons ATGGAGCAGGGGAGCTGCCGGGCCGAGAGACCCGGGTCTGGACCTGTCGGG GCCCCACTGACTGCAATGTGCCTCCACGTGAAGACCAAGCCCTGCCACGGGGGCTGGAGAGCTCCTGGCCTCCTACTGCTGCTGCTGGCACTGGCCACCGCTGGGGCTGTGGCTGGAGGGCTTCTTGGCTTCGCTCACAGCCCTCTCAAG CCACTGCTGCAGACGCTCCGTCTGACCCTCCCGAGCCCCAGGGTACCCTGGTCCAACCAAACCGAACAGGTGGACGTGGCCCAGAACGTGGCAACCATCAGGGTGACTCCAGCTCAGAGCAACCGCAGCTGGGCAGTGCTGTTCGACGGGCAGAGC GGTTGTGTCTGTTACCGCCCCTCAGAGCACCGGGCCTGCTTCCTCCGCCTGATGGAACCCCGAGACCGCGAGACCCTGCAGCTGCTGGTGAACACCTCTTGG CCCCAAGGGACTCGCAGCCCCAGCCAGGACACCCACTATGCCCAGGAGCTGCTGGCAGTGCTTGGGAGCCGTGAGGTGGACCCTGCCCAGGTGGGGGCTTCTGTGCGGAACCTTTGTGCAAAGACCCCCATTTACTGGGCCCGACGAGCAGAGAGTGAGTTGGGGCAGGCTGTGCGGAGGGGCCTGGGCTCCCGCAGGACAGTCGGTGGCGGGGTGGGGAAGGAGTCCTTTAGGGATCATGGaggcccctccccccagggcccCAGAGGCAGCGGCTGA
- the BRICD5 gene encoding BRICHOS domain-containing protein 5 isoform X1, producing MEQGSCRAERPGSGPVGAPLTAMCLHVKTKPCHGGWRAPGLLLLLLALATAGAVAGGLLGFAHSPLKPLLQTLRLTLPSPRVPWSNQTEQVDVAQNVATIRVTPAQSNRSWAVLFDGQSGCVCYRPSEHRACFLRLMEPRDRETLQLLVNTSWVRSLQPGARQRVLCVVWARGRMGLQFQGNRSSIFLWLRLLTRARAGLAQCQHVQGHVGPTQPGAVRVSFSAAPRDSQPQPGHPLCPGAAGSAWEP from the exons ATGGAGCAGGGGAGCTGCCGGGCCGAGAGACCCGGGTCTGGACCTGTCGGG GCCCCACTGACTGCAATGTGCCTCCACGTGAAGACCAAGCCCTGCCACGGGGGCTGGAGAGCTCCTGGCCTCCTACTGCTGCTGCTGGCACTGGCCACCGCTGGGGCTGTGGCTGGAGGGCTTCTTGGCTTCGCTCACAGCCCTCTCAAG CCACTGCTGCAGACGCTCCGTCTGACCCTCCCGAGCCCCAGGGTACCCTGGTCCAACCAAACCGAACAGGTGGACGTGGCCCAGAACGTGGCAACCATCAGGGTGACTCCAGCTCAGAGCAACCGCAGCTGGGCAGTGCTGTTCGACGGGCAGAGC GGTTGTGTCTGTTACCGCCCCTCAGAGCACCGGGCCTGCTTCCTCCGCCTGATGGAACCCCGAGACCGCGAGACCCTGCAGCTGCTGGTGAACACCTCTTGGGTAAGGAGCCTCCAGCCAGGGGCCAGACAAAGGGTCCTGTGTGTGGTCTGGGCCCGGGGCAGGATGGGGCTCCAGTTTCAGGGGAACAGAAGCTCTATCTTCCTTTGGTTGAGGCTGCTGACAagagccagggcagggctggcacAATGCCAGCATGTCCAGGGACATGTGGGCCCAACCCAGCCAGGGGCAGTGCGAGTGTCCTTCTCTGCAGCCCCAAGGGACTCGCAGCCCCAGCCAGGACACCCACTATGCCCAGGAGCTGCTGGCAGTGCTTGGGAGCCGTGA
- the MLST8 gene encoding target of rapamycin complex subunit LST8 isoform X2, with amino-acid sequence MIAAAGYQHIRMYDLNSNNPNPIISYDGVNKNIASVGFHEDGRWMYTGGEDCTARIWDLRSRNLQCQRIFQVNAPINCVCLHPNQAELIVGDQSGAIHIWDLKTDHNEQLIPEPEVSITSAHIDPDASYMAAVNSTGNCYVWNLTGGIGDEVTQLIPKTKIPAHTRYALQCRFSPDSTLLATCSADQTCKIWRTSNFSLMTELSIKSSNPGESSRGWMWGCAFSGDSQYIVTASSDNLARLWCVETGEIKREYGGHQKAVVCLAFNDSVLG; translated from the exons ATGATTGCTGCTGCAG GTTACCAGCACATTCGCATGTATGATCTCAACTCCAATAACCCCAACCCCATCATCAGCTATGATGGGGTCAACAAGAACATCGCGTCTGTGGGCTTCCACGAGGACGGCCGCTGGATGTACACTGGTGGGGAGGACTGCACTGCCCGGATCTGGGACCTCAG GTCCCGGAACCTGCAGTGTCAGCGGATCTTCCAGGTGAATGCGCCCATTAACTGTGTGTGCCTGCACCCCAACCAG GCAGAACTCATTGTGGGTGACCAGAGTGGCGCCATCCACATCTGGGACTTGAAAACTGACCACAACGAGCAGCTGATCCCGGAGCCTGAGGTCTCTATCACATCGGCCCACATCGACCCGGATGCTAGCTACATGGCCGCGGTCAATAGCACT GGGAACTGCTATGTCTGGAACCTGACTGGGGGCATTGGTGACGAGGTGACACAGCTCATCCCCAAGACCAAGATCCCAGCACACACCCGCTACGCCCTGCAGTGCCGCTTCAGCCCAGACTCCAc GCTCCTCGCCACCTGCTCGGCCGACCAGACATGCAAGATTTGGAGGACGTCCAACTTCTCCCTGATGACGGAGCTGAGCATCAAGAGCAGCAACCCTGGAGAGTCATCCCGAGGCTGGATGTGGGGCTGCGCCTTCTCGGGGGACTCCCAGTACATAGTCACCG CTTCCTCTGACAACCTGGCCCGGCTCTGGTGCGTGGAGACGGGAGAGATCAAGAGAGAGTACGGCGGCCACCAGAAAGCTGTTGTCTGCTTGGCCTTCAACGACAGTGTGCTGggctaa
- the MLST8 gene encoding target of rapamycin complex subunit LST8 isoform X1 → MNTSPGTVGSDPVILATAGYDHTVRFWQAHSGICTRTVQHQDSQVNALEITPDRSMIAAAGYQHIRMYDLNSNNPNPIISYDGVNKNIASVGFHEDGRWMYTGGEDCTARIWDLRSRNLQCQRIFQVNAPINCVCLHPNQAELIVGDQSGAIHIWDLKTDHNEQLIPEPEVSITSAHIDPDASYMAAVNSTGNCYVWNLTGGIGDEVTQLIPKTKIPAHTRYALQCRFSPDSTLLATCSADQTCKIWRTSNFSLMTELSIKSSNPGESSRGWMWGCAFSGDSQYIVTASSDNLARLWCVETGEIKREYGGHQKAVVCLAFNDSVLG, encoded by the exons ATGAACACGTCTCCAGGTACGGTGGGCAGTGACCCCGTCATCTTGGCCACTGCAGGCTATGACCACACGGTGCGGTTCTGGCAGGCCCACAGCGGGATCTGTACGCGAACGGTGCAGCACCAGGACTCC CAGGTGAACGCGCTGGAGATCACACCTGACCGCAGCATGATTGCTGCTGCAG GTTACCAGCACATTCGCATGTATGATCTCAACTCCAATAACCCCAACCCCATCATCAGCTATGATGGGGTCAACAAGAACATCGCGTCTGTGGGCTTCCACGAGGACGGCCGCTGGATGTACACTGGTGGGGAGGACTGCACTGCCCGGATCTGGGACCTCAG GTCCCGGAACCTGCAGTGTCAGCGGATCTTCCAGGTGAATGCGCCCATTAACTGTGTGTGCCTGCACCCCAACCAG GCAGAACTCATTGTGGGTGACCAGAGTGGCGCCATCCACATCTGGGACTTGAAAACTGACCACAACGAGCAGCTGATCCCGGAGCCTGAGGTCTCTATCACATCGGCCCACATCGACCCGGATGCTAGCTACATGGCCGCGGTCAATAGCACT GGGAACTGCTATGTCTGGAACCTGACTGGGGGCATTGGTGACGAGGTGACACAGCTCATCCCCAAGACCAAGATCCCAGCACACACCCGCTACGCCCTGCAGTGCCGCTTCAGCCCAGACTCCAc GCTCCTCGCCACCTGCTCGGCCGACCAGACATGCAAGATTTGGAGGACGTCCAACTTCTCCCTGATGACGGAGCTGAGCATCAAGAGCAGCAACCCTGGAGAGTCATCCCGAGGCTGGATGTGGGGCTGCGCCTTCTCGGGGGACTCCCAGTACATAGTCACCG CTTCCTCTGACAACCTGGCCCGGCTCTGGTGCGTGGAGACGGGAGAGATCAAGAGAGAGTACGGCGGCCACCAGAAAGCTGTTGTCTGCTTGGCCTTCAACGACAGTGTGCTGggctaa